The Methanosphaera sp. BMS genome contains a region encoding:
- a CDS encoding glycosyltransferase, whose translation MKYKIGILGSCVSRDVFRSVHNPYKNFFEVKFSQVRLSLISLMQKPVPYNDFDITVLPDNADNRYRKRNMKNDLTKSLLDELDTDIDIFVIDLYFEALFGVFKFNDIYLTNNTWDYPHGKFYPNIKNKEFINMKNNREEFLSLWKDNCDKFFEYLYEKKPNLKIILNRVRLTDKFFMNDSVIVDNDLTEKAQIYNDFLEELENYIIENHKVDVIDSTENILGDSNHIWGKSPVHYIKPYYVDVFKQLLDKLNCPYIPYDFSIIIPLTNNVNFLDKTLESLINQSVSFEDYAELILVDLQKRTTNVMIEKYLERYPYNIKYLNKSGYTINMARNEGLKSVSGRYVNFMECGDYFSEKTFESMLNFIEEQEREVDVLSIPVHYIEKNGDNNLLKSQFNKNQLINLNKEYILQKDLFSYFIKSGHVKNFDENVISDLGYIANMINNTLDMGIVIDSTYFHNCTLNNQLINHNSFNQDFSLQLLDEIKFFVTEQDDEKSSILIQHLIVYSIKEIIDENTKNNYWWASTDLIEEKIRYILQGIDEKVILRDQLLNNTFKKFLLYLKDGDMYFDYKEDNLLLKTDNRTIDNLKNHKLWIEDIYVNDNHLIIKGFLNSLFGSEHITFDAILNNTTVINSTFYSQSKYSDIYYLSNKWQKINSFILNIPLSSSKSSIKIRSKYSTENSKTIFSFLNIRFKNNYFRGKNNLILDSYDITFNQNTFTVSRIFKFSIVMAVYNTEKYLEESIDSLIQQTINFTENVQLIIVNDGSTDNSEKIINNYKKSYPKNIVYVPLEENHGQAFARNIGLNYVMGRYVNFLDSDDYLSENALEMAYNFFEKHRDEVDLLSIPLVLVERDTRTHHLNYKYDSNKIIDLNKEPNNPQLSASSCFIKSNLFNNLFFSTDVVSAEDSILINKILLKREKYGVLSNCSYYYRKRMDNTSTIDLIHENKSFYLKNLKNYYIYLIEFSMNNNKVPLFIQYVIIYDLQWMTSKTFIPLNDYELKEFWIYLKYILSFIDEDVIMNNFNIKSKINKMFLLYLRNDSMEYKMEENNVLLKSKNSILDNLKQHTLWIKHMDIEGNNLKLECFINTLFDSSYLSIQAIKHYSNKYHDEVTGFDYEDSELQDKKLLNIPWQYIKTVRFDLDLKKVVSIGLNVNYHINKDNGDMNRYNLKKFYPEIKFKDDCLNHFITKYNNQGISITFEKNMFLISKNKNKLYKQKLKIY comes from the coding sequence ATGAAATATAAAATAGGTATTTTAGGGTCTTGTGTTTCTAGAGATGTTTTTAGAAGTGTACATAATCCATACAAAAATTTTTTTGAAGTAAAATTTTCACAAGTTCGTTTATCATTAATAAGTTTAATGCAAAAACCTGTTCCATATAATGATTTTGATATAACTGTTTTACCTGATAATGCAGATAACAGATATAGAAAAAGAAACATGAAAAATGATTTAACAAAATCTTTATTGGATGAATTAGATACTGATATTGATATTTTCGTTATTGATTTATATTTTGAAGCATTATTTGGTGTTTTCAAGTTTAATGATATTTACTTGACAAATAACACATGGGATTACCCTCATGGAAAATTTTATCCTAATATAAAAAATAAAGAATTTATCAATATGAAAAACAATCGTGAAGAGTTTTTATCTTTATGGAAAGATAATTGTGATAAATTTTTTGAGTATCTGTATGAAAAAAAACCTAATCTTAAAATAATATTAAATAGAGTTCGATTGACAGATAAATTTTTTATGAATGATTCTGTTATTGTAGATAATGATTTAACAGAAAAAGCTCAAATCTATAATGATTTTTTAGAGGAATTAGAGAATTATATAATTGAAAATCATAAAGTTGATGTCATTGATTCTACTGAAAATATATTAGGTGATTCTAATCATATTTGGGGCAAATCGCCAGTACATTATATAAAACCATATTATGTTGACGTATTTAAACAATTACTTGATAAATTAAATTGTCCTTATATTCCATATGATTTTTCAATCATTATTCCATTGACAAATAATGTAAATTTCCTTGATAAAACTCTGGAATCATTAATTAATCAATCAGTATCCTTTGAAGATTATGCTGAGTTAATACTTGTTGATTTACAAAAAAGAACAACTAATGTCATGATTGAGAAGTATCTTGAAAGATATCCATATAATATCAAATATTTAAATAAATCAGGATACACTATAAATATGGCTAGAAATGAAGGTCTAAAATCTGTTTCTGGAAGATATGTAAATTTTATGGAATGTGGTGATTATTTTTCTGAAAAAACGTTTGAATCCATGTTAAATTTTATAGAAGAGCAAGAAAGGGAAGTAGATGTATTGTCTATTCCAGTACATTATATTGAAAAAAATGGAGATAATAATTTATTGAAAAGTCAATTTAATAAAAATCAATTAATTAATTTAAATAAAGAGTATATATTACAAAAAGATTTGTTTTCCTATTTTATTAAATCGGGGCATGTAAAAAATTTTGATGAAAATGTAATTTCTGACTTAGGTTATATTGCTAACATGATAAATAATACTCTTGACATGGGTATTGTGATTGATTCAACCTATTTCCATAATTGTACATTAAATAATCAATTAATTAATCATAACTCATTTAATCAAGATTTTTCTCTACAACTATTGGATGAGATTAAATTTTTTGTTACAGAACAAGATGATGAAAAAAGTTCTATTTTAATTCAACATTTAATTGTTTATTCAATCAAAGAGATTATTGATGAAAATACTAAAAATAATTATTGGTGGGCTTCTACTGATTTAATTGAAGAAAAAATTAGATATATTCTTCAAGGTATTGATGAAAAGGTTATCTTAAGAGATCAATTATTAAATAACACTTTTAAAAAATTCTTATTATATCTCAAGGATGGGGACATGTACTTCGATTATAAAGAAGATAATCTATTGTTAAAAACTGACAATCGGACAATTGATAATTTAAAAAATCATAAATTGTGGATTGAAGATATATATGTAAATGATAACCATTTAATAATCAAAGGCTTTTTAAATAGTTTATTTGGATCGGAACATATAACTTTCGATGCAATATTAAATAATACCACTGTTATAAACAGTACTTTTTATTCACAAAGTAAATATAGTGATATTTATTATTTGTCAAATAAATGGCAAAAAATAAATTCATTCATTTTGAATATTCCTTTAAGTTCAAGTAAATCTTCAATAAAAATCAGATCTAAATATTCTACGGAAAATAGTAAAACTATTTTTTCATTTTTAAATATTAGATTTAAAAATAATTATTTTAGAGGTAAGAATAATCTAATTCTAGATTCTTATGATATAACATTTAATCAAAATACATTTACGGTTTCACGAATTTTTAAATTTTCTATAGTTATGGCTGTTTACAATACTGAAAAGTATTTGGAAGAATCTATTGATTCTTTAATTCAACAGACAATTAATTTCACTGAAAATGTACAATTAATCATTGTAAATGATGGTAGTACAGATAATTCCGAGAAAATAATTAATAACTATAAAAAATCATATCCCAAAAACATTGTATATGTCCCTTTAGAAGAGAATCATGGTCAGGCATTTGCCAGAAATATCGGATTAAACTATGTAATGGGAAGATACGTAAACTTCTTGGATAGTGATGACTACCTATCAGAAAATGCACTTGAAATGGCATACAATTTCTTTGAAAAACACCGTGACGAAGTTGATTTATTGTCAATACCGTTGGTTCTTGTTGAAAGGGATACAAGGACGCATCATTTAAACTATAAATATGATTCGAATAAAATAATTGATTTAAATAAGGAACCTAACAATCCACAATTATCAGCATCCAGTTGTTTTATAAAAAGTAATCTCTTTAATAATTTGTTTTTCTCAACGGACGTAGTATCTGCAGAAGATTCTATTTTGATAAATAAAATTTTATTAAAGAGAGAAAAGTATGGTGTATTATCTAATTGTAGTTATTATTACAGAAAACGTATGGATAATACCTCTACAATTGATTTGATTCATGAAAATAAATCATTCTACCTTAAAAATTTAAAGAATTATTATATATATCTGATAGAATTTTCTATGAATAATAATAAGGTACCCTTATTCATTCAATATGTAATAATATATGATTTACAATGGATGACTTCAAAAACTTTCATTCCATTGAATGATTATGAATTAAAAGAATTTTGGATTTATCTAAAATATATTTTGAGTTTTATTGATGAAGATGTGATAATGAACAATTTCAATATTAAATCTAAAATAAATAAAATGTTTTTATTATACTTAAGAAATGATAGTATGGAGTATAAGATGGAAGAGAATAATGTTTTATTAAAGTCAAAAAATAGTATATTGGATAATCTAAAACAGCATACCTTATGGATAAAACATATGGATATTGAGGGTAATAATCTTAAATTGGAATGTTTTATCAATACGTTGTTTGATTCTTCATACTTATCTATACAAGCGATAAAACATTATTCCAATAAGTATCATGATGAAGTTACAGGATTTGATTATGAAGATAGTGAACTTCAGGATAAGAAATTATTAAATATACCATGGCAATATATTAAAACAGTGCGATTTGATTTGGATTTAAAGAAGGTTGTTTCAATAGGATTAAATGTTAATTATCATATTAATAAAGACAATGGGGATATGAATAGATATAACTTGAAAAAGTTCTATCCTGAAATAAAATTTAAGGATGATTGTCTGAATCATTTTATAACAAAATATAACAATCAAGGTATTTCAATTACATTTGAAAAAAATATGTTTTTAATATCTAAAAATAAAAATAAGTTATATAAACAAAAGCTAAAAATATATTAA